A stretch of DNA from Mus pahari chromosome 11, PAHARI_EIJ_v1.1, whole genome shotgun sequence:
CCCGGGCTTGCCAAGCTAGACTGGAGCTGaactgtactttggtctgtcatcatCTGGAGTGATTAGACAGTTGTTTGTATTTCCGAAGGAGTGCGTCAGCATGTCTGGTTTTGGTGTTGATAGTATGGTCCTAAGACACAATGTCCAAGTCATATGATCATCCTTAAGCAACAGCCTCTTGGCCGTTCACCCAAGCACATTTTTAGAGAatgaattttttgtttaaaaaaaaaaaactacttgaaGCATATTAGAGGGGAATCAACCTGCCATAAAACCAAGACACTGATATTCTCTTCCCCTGCCTACATACTATCTAAGCCAATTTTTAATATCTTAAAGGTGATTTATAAGTACCTGTTTATAGGAACTCTGTGAAATTCTCTTAATGGGTCTAGAGCTCTCAAGGCCCTATAGTTGGGTAAATGCCTGTGATATTTAATGTATGGAAAGTGTTGTAAAAGTGTACATCACATCACCTGTCTTTGTGGGCCACATGTAAGGTTCCACACTAGTCAGTTTTAATGGTTCTAAAGCTGGTTGTAGAACTCTTGTTTCCCCCATAGACAAAGATCATAGTGGCACCCATGTCACAGGATGCTGTAATCATTGTTTCTTAAGCGCAGGATTGATTAACTATGATATGGTAAATCCAGGCTATAACCTACTTATATATGGGATGAATACTAAAAATAAACTTAactctttgagacagagtctcattctcTTAGCACAGGCAGGTCTTAAATTCAtggcaatctgcctgcctcagccacctaagtgctgggattttaggcatgAGCCATCAGTCTACCtgtatttaaaattatagaatGTGTAAATAAACTTTTATCAGAATATACCTGAGCTTATTCGTTTGCATATTGTGATTGGTTGCTTGTATATTGCAGCAAATCCAAAGGGCCTGAATAAAGACTAGATAGGACTACAACCCTTTACACTACCTGTCCTGTATGGTAACCTAAGTAACAGTATTCTGGTTAATCTTCAAGACGCTACATTTAATAGATGACTTAGTCTATTTCTTGCTGCTATAACAGAACTCCCGTGGCTGGTAAGTTTATAATTGTCTAGGTCCTCAGTTCTAGAGGTGCAAGAGTATGGAATTGACATCTATTGAGTTGGCACTGGTGGATGAACTGCTGGACCACATGTGGAAGAAAAGTAGAAGTCAAAGTGGATGTATGTGGAAGCTAGGTATCACATGGTCATGGGGGAGGCTGACCAAGGTTCAAAGgtcaactctttttttaaatatattttaatattttttattagatattttctacatttacatttcaaatgctatcccaaatgtcccctatacactcctcccaccctgctccctaacccacNNNNNNNNNNNNNNNNNNNNNNNNNNNNNNNNNNNNNNNNNNNNNNNNNNNNNNNNNNNNNNNNNNNNNNNNNNNNNNNNNNNNNNNNNNNNNNNNNNNNNNNNNNNNNNNNNNNNNNNNNNNNNNNNNNNNNNNNNNNNNNNNNNNNNNNNNNNNNNNNNNNNNNNNNNNNNNNNNNNNNNNNNNNNNNNNNNNNNNNNNNNNNNNNNNNNNNNNNNNNNNNNNNNNNNNNNNNNNNNNNNNNNNNNNNNNNNNNNNNNNNNNNNNNNNNNNNNNNNNNNNNNNNNNNNNNNNNNNNNNNNNNNNNNNNNNNNNNNNNNNNNNNNNNNNNNNNNNNNNNNNNNNNNNNNNNNNNNNNNNNNNNNNNNNNNNNNNNNNNNNNNNNNNNNNNNNNNNNNNNNNNNNNNNNNNNNNNNNNNNNNNNNNNNNNNNNNNNNNNNNNNNNNNNNNNNNNNNNNNNNNNNNNNNNNNNNNNNNNNNNNNNNNNNNNNNNNNNNNNNNNNNNNNNNNNNNNNNNNNNNNNNNNNNNNNNNNNNNNNNNNNNNNNNNNNNNNNNNNNNNNNNNNNNNNNNNNNNNNNNNNNNNNNNNNNNNNNNNNNNNNNNNNNNNNNNNNNNNNNNNNNNNNNNNNNNNNNNNNNNNNNNNNNNNNNNNNNNNNNNNNNNNNNNNNNNNNNNNNNNNNNNNNNNNNNNNNNNNNNNNNNNNNNNNNNNNNNNNNNNNNNNNNNNNNNNNNNNNNNNNNNNNNNNNNNNNNNNNNNNNNNNNNNNNNNNNNNNNNNNNNNNNNNNNNNNNNNNNNNNNNNNNNNNNNNNNNNNNNNNNNNNNNNNNNNNNNNNNNNNNNNNNNNNNNNNNNNNNNNNNNNNNNNNNNNNNNNNNNNNNNNNNNNNNNNNNNNNNNNNNNNNNNNNNNNNNNNNNNNNNNNNNNNNNNNNNNNNNNNNNNNNNNNNNNNNNNNNNNNNNNNNNNNNNNNNNNNNNNNNNNNNNNNNNNNNNNNNNNNNNNNNNNNNNNNNNNNNNNNNNNNNNNNNNNNNNNNNNNNNNNNNNNNNNNNNNNNNNNNNNNNNNNNNNNNNNNNNNNNNNNNNNNNNNNNNNNNNNNNNNNNNNNNNNNNNNNNNNNNNNNNNNNNNNNNNNNNNNNNNNNNNNNNNNNNNNNNNNNNNNNNNNNNNNNNNNNNNNNNNNNNNNNNNNNNNNNNNNNNNNNNNNNNNNNNNNNNNNNNNNNNNNNNNNNNNNNNNNNNNNNNNNNNNNNNNNNNNNNNNNNNNNNNNNNNNNNNNNNNNNNNNNNNNNNNNNNNNNNNNNNNNNNNNNNNNNNNNNNNNNNNNNNNNNNNNNNNNNNNNNNNNNNNNNNNNNNNNNNNNNNNNNNNNNNNNNNNNNNNNNNNNNNNNNNNNNNNNNNNNNNNNNNNNNNNNNNNNNNNNNNNNNNNNNNNNNNNNNNNNNNNNNNNNNNNNNNNNNNNNNNNNNNNNNNNNNNNNNNNNNNNNNNNNNNNNNNNNNNNNNNNNNNNNNNNNNNNNNNNNNNNNNNNNNNNNNNNNNNNNNNNNNNNNNNNNNNNNNNNNNNNNNNNNNNNNNNNNNNNNNNNNNNNNNNNNNNNNNNNNNNNNNNNNNNNNNNNNNNNNNNNNNNNNNNNNNNNNNNNNNNNNNNNNNNNNNNNNNNNNNNNNNNNNNNNNNNNNNNNNNNNNNNNNNNNNNNNNNNNNNNNNNNNNNNNNNNNNNNNNNNNNNNNNNNNNNNNNNNNNNNNNNNNNNNNNNNNNNNNNNNNNNNNNNNNNNNNNNNNNNNNNNNNNNNNNNNNNNNNNNNNNNNNNNNNNNNNNNNNNNNNNNNNNNNNNNNNNNNNNNNNNNNNNNNNNNNNNNNNNNNNNNNNNNNNNNNNNNNNNNNNNNNNNNNNNNNNNNNNNNNNNNNNNNNNNNNNNNNNNNNNNNNNNNNNNNNNNNNNNNNNNNNNNNNNNNNNNNNNNNNNNNNNNNNNNNNNNNNNNNNNNNNNNNNNNNNNNNNNNNNNNNNNNNNNNNNNNNNNNNNNNNNNNNNNNNNNNNNNNNNNNNNNNNNNNNNNNNNNNNNNNNNNNNNNNNNNNNNNNNNNNNNNNNNNNNNNNNNNNNNNNNNNNNNNNNNNNNNNNNNNNNNNNNNNNNNNNNNNNNNNNNNNNNNNNNNNNNNNNNNNNNNNNNNNNNNNNNNNNNNNNNNNNNNNNNNNNNNNNNNNNNNNNNNNNNNNNNNNNNNNNNNNNNNNNNNNNNNNNNNNNNNNNNNNNNNNNNNNNNNNNNNNNNNNNNNNNNNNNNNNNNNNNNNNNNNNNNNNNNNNNNNNNNNNNNNNNNNNNNNNNNNNNNNNNNNNNNNNNNNNNNNNNNNNNNNNNNNNNNNNNNNNNNNNNNNNNNNNNNNNNNNNNNNNNNNNNNNNNNNNNNNNNNNNNNNNNNNNNNNNNNNNNNNNNNNNNNNNNNNNNNNNNNNNNNNNNNNNNNNNNNNNNNNNNNNNNNNNNNNNNNNNNNNNNNNNNNNNNNNNNNNNNNNNNNNNNNNNNNNNNNNNNNNNNNNNNNNNNNNNNNNNNNNNNNNNNNNNNNNNNNNNNNNNNNNNNNNNNNNNNNNNNNNNNNNNNNNNNNNNNNNNNNNNNNNNNNNNNNNNNNNNNNNNNNNNNNNNNNNNNNNNNNNNNNNNNNNNNNNNNNNNNNNNNNNNNNNNNNNNNNNNNNNNNNNNNNNNNNNNNNNNNNNNNNNNNNNNNNNNNNNNNNNNNNNNNNNNNNNNNNNNNNNNNNNNNNNNNNNNNNNNNNNNNNNNNNNNNNNNNNNNNNNNNNNNNNNNNNNNNNNNNNNNNNNNNNNNNNNNNNNNNNNNNNNNNNNNNNNNNNNNNNNNNNNNNNNNNNNNNNNNNNNNNNNNNNNNNNNNNNNNNNNNNNNNNNNNNNNNNNNNNNNNNNNNNNNNNNNNNNNNNNNNNNNNNNNNNNNNNNNNNNNNNNNNNNNNNNNNNNNNNNNNNNNNNNNNNNNNNNNNNNNNNNNNNNNNNNNNNNNNNNNNNNNNNNNNNNNNNNNNNNNNNNNNNNNNNNNNNNNNNNNNNNNNNNNNNNNNNNNNNNNNNNNNNNNNNNNNNNNNNNNNNNNNNNNNagcttctctccatttactttgatgttggctactggtttgccgtatattgcttttattatgtttaggtatgcgccttgaattcctgatctttccatgactttttatcatgaatgggttttggattttgtcaaatgctttctcagcatctaatgagactcatgtggtttttgtcgttgagtttgtttatatagtagattatgctgatggatttccgtatattaaaccatccctgcaaacctggaatgaagcctacttggtcatgatggatgattgttttgaagTGTTATTGGATttggttagcaagaattttattgagtatttttgcattgatattcataagggaaatggatctaaagttctctttctttgttgggtctttgtgtggtttaggtatcagtaattgtagcttcatcgaatgaattgggtagagtaccttctgtttctagtttgtggagtagattgaggagaactggaattaggtcttctttgaaggtctgatagaactctgcactaaacccatctggtcctgggctttttttggttgggagatgaTTAATGACCActtccatttctttaggggaaatgggactgtttagattgttaatctgattccgatttaactttggtacctggtatctgtctaggaaattgtccatttcatccaagttttccagttctgttgagtatagtcttttgtagtaggatctgatgatgctttggatttcctcaggatctgttatgtctcctttttcacttctgattttgttaattaggatactgtccttgtgccctctagttagtctggctaagggtttatcatgttgattttctcaaaaaaccaccTCATGGTGTggttctttgtacagttcttttttccatttggttgatttcagtcctaagtttgattatttcctgctgtctactcctcttgggtgaatttgcttcctcttattctagagcttttatgtgtgctgtcaagctgctagtgtatgctctctctagtttctttttggtggcactcagagctatgagttttcctcttaaggaatgctctcattgtgtcccataaatttgggtatgttgtggcttcattttcttaattgtcaACTCTTGTATTGACCCATCTAGTACCAGTTTCTTGACAAAACGATGAATCCACTCATTAAGGCAAAGCTCCTGTGACTTAATTACCTCTTAAGTGTTCCACTGTCTTCCAACACTGTTACACTACGGAACAAAATTCTGTCCTTTGAACCTTTAAGGGACATACCATATCTAAATAATAGCAAGCACAATTAACAAGTGCTAAATAGACTAAGGTTACAGCAATAGCAAAGGAGAAACTAGACTGACCACAGTCTCTTCTCTGGGGTTCACTACAGAATCAAAGGAGGGAGCAATGGTGCTCTGAAGAGGAAAAGTAAAGGGTACTGAGAAGCCGAAGATGCTGAAATAGGATTGTGAAAATAAACAGGAGCAAGCAGAGAGGAAATCAAGGCTATCAATAGATGCAAactcaaataggaaaaaaatctagaaatgcTTTTTGTTATATAGCTAACTTCTGCTTTTCATGGAGGcttgaaaatacatatattttgttCAATTCAGTTGGTGAGGAATACTAGGAGTAGCCCTCAAAGTGAGATGTTTAGGAAGCTGTTATTCCAAAATTTCTGtagaatatcaaaataaaaactttctgcaacaacaacaaaaaaatccttagATTTAATCTTTGCACTACAACATCGTAGTTTTAAGAAACACTGAGTAGACTCTGTCCTGGTATTTTTCTAGTGTTGATACCCAACCATGAAAGAGAAGCCTGTTTTTACGGAAGATCTGTCCATAATTATAAGGTTTCCCTGGATGCAGGACTTCCATTGCTAAGCCTGGGAGAAAACGACAAACGCTAGTCTTATCAGCTCTCTCAAAGCAATCAATGAAGTCTACCTGGCCCCACTCTGCTGTTCTTCATGGACTTCTGAATAGGCATTTCACATTAGATGAGCTGATCTGCATCAGAGAATACTGTAAAAGTACTTAGTCAACACCAGAACTGCACAGGCAAAAGGGAAGCTAACTGACACCCTATGAAGACAAATATTACTATGGAGAGATTCAATTGACAAGGAAAGAACATCTCTCACTATTAGGCAAGCAAGTCTTCTCTGATGAGACCCCTCCAGCCATGGTAAGATACTAACCCTTCAGGTTACTTCAGCCTTGGCCACAGGCTCACCATGAACTCGTGAGAGAGTACATAAGAAACGCCTAATTCGGGCACTGTTGGTGCTTGCCCTGCAGAAACTGAATGTTTTGATGCTCAATATTAGTGATCCAATACAGCACAACAGATAACAGTGATAAAAAGCAATGCCTAGTAAGGACTTAAGAAATGGGTTGTTGCAGcaagtatgtagcagaggattgcattgtttggcctcagtgagagaggatgtgcctaatcctctaGAGATTTGATACCACAGAAGGGCTCTGCAGGAGGGGggtcaccctctcagaggtgaaggggagggagtaTAGGGGAAAGAACTCTGGGAAGGGGACCAGGagagggcagcatttgggatataataataataataataataacaaaaacaacaacacaagaaGAATATTGGCATTATTTTTGACAAAAGGCGCTAGAAAAGCACACCCCCAAAGGCATTTGGACAAAGGCCTACAAAAGGGAGCAAGCTGAAAGAAAGATATTCAGGCAGAATAGCATAGCAACTGATTTCTAACACAATACCAAAAATGTACTTGCTTAATCAGTTAGAACAATTGACATTATAATTGAATCAGGGTGAGTTAAGGGCAGGGATAGAATAGAGGATATGCGGGGCagtggttgcgcacgcctttaatcccagcacttgggaggcagaggcaggcggatttttgaaggtcgaggccaacctggtctacagagtgagttccaggacaaccagggctacacagagaaaccctgtcttgaaaaaccaaaaccaaacaaaaacaaaacaaaaaaaaaccccaaaccaaaccaaatccaaaatcCAGAGGATGCAGTAGGCATGGACAATGCTTGATTTAAATCTTTGAGTCAAAGAAAAGCCACTTGATCTTGAGTACAAGGGAACGCGATCTAACCCGATTAATAATGAACTTTATTGGAAGCTTCAGCACCGCATCGATGATCTACTTGAGCCAGGCAGTACATGAAGCCAGTGCAGATGAAGCCACAAAGCTTTTCAGATTCCCATATTCCTAAGAAACACTGCTCCAGATGTTATATGAGGTTATATAGGCAAATCGAGCAAATGAAATGGGGCATTTATGTACTGATAggagcccagcacttgggaggcagaggcaggtggatttctgagttcgaggccagcctggtctacagagtgagttccaggacagccagggctacagagaaaccctgtctcaagaaaaacaaaacaaaacaaaacaccgaACTGATATGAATTGCTGCTGTTACACACAGACAGGGTCTCCAAGGTTTAGTACCAACGATGGAGCGTAAAATCACAGACAGATCCTTTTACCTTTAGATGCTGAAAGAGTATTTCGATCATTAAAAGCCACTTCACCTAGTTTGACTTTTTATATGGCTACTTGGATTTAAAATCTCACATGTGGCTCGGATTGTATTTTGTGGGATGGTGGCTAGGCTGTGCTTTCGGCACCCAGCAGGGGACCTTTCCGTTCAAGAGCTCCGTTGGCAGTCCAGGGCTTGGGTCTGGACGCCATGGTTTGGGCTCCGGAAGTCCCACGCTGTCGCCACCTTTGATCTCCCTTTCCAAAGGCGCGGAAGACAGTCTGGAGGGGATCCACCTCTCAAGAGCCATCCCAGGTACCCACGCCCTTCCTTCCCTCACACGCCCATCCCTCTGTCCTCGTCACAGCACGCGACACAACCACTGGACATCTTCAGTCCTCAGGAGGCGGCAGCCTCCTCCAGAAACACGCCCACCTTTGATTGACAGGGCGGATCCAGCAGCAATGCGAGAGACGGGAAGTTCCATCATCATTTCCGGGGCGTGGCCAAGGACCCAGGCGGGCCTTCTTAAGCCAGCTGCCAAGAGTTTCCTGCGGTGTTGGAAGTCCCGTCACTTAGAGCACGGAAGTTCCCTCACTTAGAGCCCGGAAGTTCCCTCACTTAGAGCCCGGAAGTTCCCTCACTTAGAGCCCGGAAGTTCCCTCACTTAGAGCCCGGAAGCCGGAGTCTAGTGTGGCTTTTCCTAGCTGTGGCGAAGGAGCGTCTCCTGTGTTTGTGGGACCAGAAGGCGTCGGGTCAGGCTTAGAAGGTTCTCGGCTCGCTCGTCTCTTCCTCCGGGGCCCGGCGATGGCGGCTCTCACGTGCATCACCTGCCGGGTGGCGTTCCGCGACGGGGAGCTGCAGCGGGCGCACTACAAGACGGACTGGCACCGCTACAACCTGCGGCGGAAGGTGGCCGCCATGGCCCCGGTGACGGCCGAGGGCTTCCAGGAGCGGGTGCGGGCGCAGCGCGCGGTGGCCGAGGCGGAGGAGGCGAGCAAGGGCGCGGCCACCTACTGCGCGGCGTGCGGCAAGAAGTTCGCCACCTTCAACGCCTACGAGAACCACCTCGGCTCCCGGCGGCACGCCGAGCTGGAGCGGAAGGCGGTGCGGGCCGCCAGCCGGCGCGTCGAGCTGCTCAACGCCAAGAACGCGGAGAAGGGGCTGGGCGCCGACGGCGTGGACAAGGACGCCGTGAACGCCGCCATCCAGCAGGTCATCAAGGCCCAACCCTCCACGTCCCCCAAGAAAGCGCCCTGGGCTGCGCCCACCGGGGACGAGGGCGAGAGGGCGGCGGCCGCACGGGGCATCCCGGAGCGAGACGCGACGGAGAAGCCGCCCCGGCTCCAGTGGTTCGAACAGCAGGCCAAGAAGCTGGCGAAGCAGCAGTGGGAGGACggagaggaggaggacgaggaagacGACGAAGACGAAGGTAGGTAACGGTCCTGTCCGGGTTGGGGCGAACGGGAGGCTCCGAGAGACATCCCGATGGAGACGAAGGGCAGGGTCCGTTTTCAGTGATGTCGCCCTCCTTACCTTTGCGACATCCTTTCCCAGGCTGGACCCTGACTTTCTTAATCTTTTATGGCGCAGCCTTTGAGGGAGTTGGGGTTCCAGGCGCAGGGCATCCCCGCCTGGATTTAAAGATGGTTCCTGGTCTATTATGTCTTTTAACTAGTTCGGCAGATGGATTGTAggcctctgttcttttttttgtgttttttggtttttggtagacaagagtttctctgtgtagccctggctgtcctggaactcactctgtagaccaggctggcctcagaaatccgcctgcctctgcctcccaagtgctgggattaaaggcgtgcgccaccaccgccccacATATCCTCTGTTCTATCCCTGCCCTTAACTCACCCTGATTCAATTATAATGTCAGTTACTGAACCAGATAGGAATCTTGGTGTCCAGTACTGAAACTTGGTGTCCAGTACTGGGCTAGGTGCAGCAATGCTAGGAAAGGGGTTAGCAACTATTTGATAGAGCTTCCCgctgaaaaagaaagattaaagaggTTTTTATCATTTAAACTTGTCTGGGGGTAATTAAATAGCTAAAATTGAGGTCTTGTAAGAGCACTTGGCTTCAGGGAACAGGCAGAACTTGGGATATGTCCTGAAGCACTTGGTGTCTGATTGTGCTTACTTATCACACCTTTAAAAGTACACTTGTTTTTCAAAACTTTTGCTTAAAGATTGGGAAGATATTGATTCCGATGATGGATTGGAATGTGAGGACCCTGGAGTGGAGGATCAGGATGCAGAAGATGCAGAGACTGAGGAGAGCCCACCCCTGGGTGCCATCCCAGTAACAGACTGCTTGTTTTGCTCCCATCATTCAAGCTCCCTCGTGAAGAATGTGGCTCATATGACTAAAGTCCACAGTTTTTTTATTCCTGATATAGAGTATCTTTCAGATTTGAAAGGACTAATTGAATATTTGGGTAAGTAcaatgattttgcttttgatgagGAAATATTTTTCAGTTGTGAGAGTAAGTAGTGAGATTTAACCTGACTTCTAAAGattgatttcatatttttttccacaTGACCAGGAGAGAAAGTTGGTGTTGGCAAAATTTGCTTGTGGTGCAATGAGAAAGGGAAGTCCTTCTATTCCACAGAGGCTGTACAGGCGCACATGAATGACAAAAGCCACTGTAAGCTCTTCACAGATGGTGACGCTGCCTTGGAATTTGCAGACTTCTATGACTTTAGGTAAGATGAGTTTGTGAGGTGACTTGAGGTTATATCGATACAACAGTGGATAGTAAACGGTATCTGCCCCCCTCTTCTGAAATTGAGTTGGGCTCACCATGCAGTTGAGAGTTGAGGTAGCACCTCAGCTTTGCCAGTATTATCTTCACCCGTATTACATGTACCTAAGCTACAAGCTCACTTGAACACATTTAGAAAAGTGTTAAAAGTGAGTGTGAATGGTTTACTTTTGTTCTTTGTGATTAAATAGTCAGaactttaattttgctaattACTTTGAATAGAAATTCAAAAGTTAGGTTTCACAATCTGGGCTCCTTTGAATCACAGACCATCTACTAAAGAAATCGAACTGCTTGGTAGTCTATACCAAGTCTTTGGCATTTGGCAGTGAGGTTATTTCATAGATAATTCAGCGTAAATGGGAATCTTGAGCAGTTCATACATACGCAACAAGTAGGTGAGGTGTTCATGGATAAGTAGGTTCTTTTgtcaaaatgtatttgaaatagcATAGGTATGTGATCTAGGTGGTCAGAAATTTCGTCTTTAGAACTTGCTGTTGCCTTCTCTTCCTGATTTTGTAGTTTGCAATTGAGGGTTGAATTGCATAATTAGGAGGTGAGAGGCGTACAGTatagaagaagacagagaagtaCAGAGAAGACAGATTTGAGTCTCCACTGGAGATGGAAAGCATCCTCCCCAAGCAAGAAGATATTTATCCCTTGTTAGTGCCCTGCCAGACAGCAGTGTATTTGACCTTCAGACCGAGTGTCTAATTGGGAGTAGGCTAAGCAAACAGCAGAGAGAAGTCAAGAGACTATAACCTTAGTAACTGACTTGAAATAATTGAAGTGTagactttctgatttctttatctaCATCTGCTTCTTATATATTTAAGTTCCTACTCAGCCTTGTAAATTTGAGTACTTCCTATAGGCTCTGACTACCAATTTATACCTCTGATGCAACCATCTCAACATCAAACTTAGAAGCTCTCTTTAACATTTGAATTGCATTCTGGTATTCAACCTAACCTCTTCATCTTAGATAAATGGTAATTCTGTCCTTCCCAGTAATGTAAGCCAATAATTTTGTAGTCATCCTtggtattttgtattatgcttGCATTAATTCTTAAATCTGTTTGATCTGCCTTGATATTACCTTTAGTATGTgacttcttttcccttcctccagtgTCCAGGTCTAGGCCATCTGCTGTCATTGAATCGTATTGTCTGCTTGATCTTACTTTTCATCCTCACTCCCTCTGTGATAGTCTCCAAAGCGAGCTTGACAGATCTTTTTATAACATTAAGTCATGTTAATGCTGCTCAGAATATTTCAAGGTCCTCCCTTCTTAAAGTAAAAGTCAAAGTTTGATGGCCTGTGATGTCCTAGGTGTTCTGACTCTAGCCATGATTCTGCTGTTTAGATTCCTGGATCTTTTTCTAACAGAGAGCAAGTTTGTAAATTTGGGAGCTTTTTTTTTAGCTTTAGCTCAGAGAGTCCAAAGACTTGAGTCTTTATTTCCCGAATGACTCAAATTTCACCATGCCATTGTGACCTCCATGACTGTCTTTCATAAAACAACAGTGCCTACCTAGTCATTTTTGTCCCTTATTCTCCTCGTAGCCCTTACTGTCATTTCACGCAACATATATTGTTGCTTATTGTTTGTCTTCTTGGTGGCATATAGCTCCTTTTATTGCACTGTTACTGTTTACTGAGTGTGTTGCTCAGACTATTGCTATCAACTAAAATTGATTACTGACGTAAACGGATAGTTCCTGgccagggatggctcagtaggaaagTACTTGTGGAGCTTAAGGTTCTGACTTTGTTTCCTAGTACTACCACCAGCAAAACCTCAAAAAAGAATAGTATTTTCCTTTGTCTGAGTACTGTTTTTGGACTTCgtatataaaaatgaacattaaatgatttatttgctttacaaAGCAAAACTTAATAATGTTTAATAAGAAACcttggaaaatagaaaatatttacaaggcTGTCATTAAGTGCTTACTGCCTGTCAGGCACTGTGCTCAGTAAGTACTTTGTAGATTCACTGGTCTAAAGAAATGGACAAATTATAATTCCACCCTTTCAAGTGAAAGTTGGATTACATGTTTTTGAACTTTGTAGCAAAGAATGTACCCTTTGGGTCTGGCAC
This window harbors:
- the Znf622 gene encoding zinc finger protein 622 — protein: MAALTCITCRVAFRDGELQRAHYKTDWHRYNLRRKVAAMAPVTAEGFQERVRAQRAVAEAEEASKGAATYCAACGKKFATFNAYENHLGSRRHAELERKAVRAASRRVELLNAKNAEKGLGADGVDKDAVNAAIQQVIKAQPSTSPKKAPWAAPTGDEGERAAAARGIPERDATEKPPRLQWFEQQAKKLAKQQWEDGEEEDEEDDEDEDWEDIDSDDGLECEDPGVEDQDAEDAETEESPPLGAIPVTDCLFCSHHSSSLVKNVAHMTKVHSFFIPDIEYLSDLKGLIEYLGEKVGVGKICLWCNEKGKSFYSTEAVQAHMNDKSHCKLFTDGDAALEFADFYDFRSSYPDYKEGQDPAELEALSAEKILECDDETMELILPSGARVGHRSLMRYYKQRFGLPRAVTVARNQKAVGKVLQQYRALGWTDSTGAALMRGRDMQYVQRMKSKWMLKLGMKNNATKQMHFRAQVRF